CGGCGAATACGTGGACATGGAACGGGAGATTCAGCCGACGACGACGCTCCTCTCAGGGGACGAGGGAATTCGGGGCGCGTATGTCACGCTGGAGGGGAATATCACCGAAAAAGTCGGTGCCTACTATCAGTGGGATACCCTCCAGGAACGCACACCCGAAGCCCAGATCAATCAAACTTCCAGCGATTTGAAGATGACCATGAATCGACACGCCGTGGGCTTAAGCTTTCTGCTTGGGGGCAATATTCAGCTGAGAGGTGAGTATTCCCTCTGGCTCGTGCCCCTGGGGTTGCCGAATGCGCATCGGGTGTCCGTCCAAACCGTCGTGACCTTTTAGCGGAGGAGAGGCCAGAGATGACCACACAGAAAAGAAATCGGAGAGATCGAAGCTTGTCTCGCGTACCTCTAATTATGCTCTTGGCGCTGCTGGGAAACGGATGCGTATCGGACAGCAATACCGGCTCACTACTGGATTCGTCGGCCGATGCCTTTCGCGGCGGCGCTCTCTACGACAAGTGGTGGAGCGTCCCCGACGTAAAGGAAGGAATCGAGCCCGGCGGAACCGCCACCGTGGACGACGAAATCTTCACCTCTTCCTTGGACGCGACGAACTCATTGTATATCACCAATGCCGAAGGCAACACGCGAACCGGCACCGACACGTGGCGCTGTAAGGAATGCCACGGTTGGGACTATAAAGGTGTGGACGGAGCCTACGGCAGCGGTTCCCACAAAACCGGCTTCAAAGGAATTTTCGACGCGCGGGGAAAAAGCGTAGATGAACTTTTCGAAATCATTCGCGACGGCAAAGGTGTGGGGACAGGGCATGCCTTCAGCACCGTCTTGTCGGACACCGATGTCGCCGATCTCGTCAAGTTCGTTCGCGGGGGCGCCACGGACCTCGACAACCTTGTCGCCCCCGACAAATCGGCGTTGGGCGACGCCGCGGCGGGACAAGCGCTCTTCGACGATAGCTGCGCGAATTCAGCCTGCCACGGTTCCGACGGCAAGGGGCTGAATTTCGTGGCGGGACAGTATGACAGCGAATATGTGTTCAACATCGCTCATGAAAATCCCTGGGAGACCGTGCACAAAATTCGGTTCGGCCAGCCGGACGGAGAGATGCCCAACGGTTCGGTCAAGGGGTACACGCTGACCAACGTCGCGGATATTCTCGCCTACGCTCAGTCGTTGGCTCCCCAAGGACTGGAAGTAGCCAGCGCGCCACGCGGAGGAGTTCTGTGGGATACATGGTGGGAGGAGAACGGATCGCCGGAGCCGGGAAGCGCCACGAGCAGCCAGCCCGCGGACAATCCGCTCTACGCGACACACACGGGAACGAGCACGCGCACCGGATCGCAGACTTGGCGCTGCAAGGAGTGCCATGGCTGGGACTACAAAGGCGCCGACGGCGCCTACGGGTCGGGCTCCCATAACACGAATTTCATAGGAGTCATGGACGCGGCCGGTTGGACGGCGCAGGAACTCATCGACATGATCGGTGCCGGCATCCGGAAGTCGGATGGCGCGGTCGTGGACGGCCACGCCTTCGAAGGAACGGATCTGCTGGACTCCGACGATGTCGAGGACCTCGCGCTGTTCATCCAGGAGGAGCTGGTCGACGATTCCGACTATATTTCCTACGTGACGAAGCGTTCGAAAGGGAGCGCCACGGCCGGAGAGGCCCTCTTTTCGGGAAATTGCGCGATTTGTCACGGCTCCAGCGGCTTGCGTATCAACTTCGCCCATGGCGATGCGGCGCCCGCCACCGAATACATCGGAGACCTTTCGCGGGATAA
The sequence above is a segment of the Bdellovibrionota bacterium genome. Coding sequences within it:
- a CDS encoding c-type cytochrome, with protein sequence MTTQKRNRRDRSLSRVPLIMLLALLGNGCVSDSNTGSLLDSSADAFRGGALYDKWWSVPDVKEGIEPGGTATVDDEIFTSSLDATNSLYITNAEGNTRTGTDTWRCKECHGWDYKGVDGAYGSGSHKTGFKGIFDARGKSVDELFEIIRDGKGVGTGHAFSTVLSDTDVADLVKFVRGGATDLDNLVAPDKSALGDAAAGQALFDDSCANSACHGSDGKGLNFVAGQYDSEYVFNIAHENPWETVHKIRFGQPDGEMPNGSVKGYTLTNVADILAYAQSLAPQGLEVASAPRGGVLWDTWWEENGSPEPGSATSSQPADNPLYATHTGTSTRTGSQTWRCKECHGWDYKGADGAYGSGSHNTNFIGVMDAAGWTAQELIDMIGAGIRKSDGAVVDGHAFEGTDLLDSDDVEDLALFIQEELVDDSDYISYVTKRSKGSATAGEALFSGNCAICHGSSGLRINFAHGDAAPATEYIGDLSRDNPYEVTHKIRFGQPGSDEEAEEMEEELGIVSGHMPSKFDAEYSEDDVADIVAYVQTLPGSVERGGQAWDTWWEVDEVAEAIEPGGTSTASDGTVTSSSLPATSPLYLTETGASTRTGSQTWRCKECHGWDYKGAAGQYAAGSHSTGFNGLLGVPLNSTAKAGSVLYDAIFSGAIQGGTNANHAFGSVLGDSVTRDLVNFIQDMTDLDATIIPAAGSELIGQVLFNSNCAGCHGMDGKTINFAEGDGAQEYVGTIAADNPWEFVNKVLHGQPGSSPRMPNAAGKFYSASDVEDLLDYAEELPQ